The genomic stretch CTAAAGGGAACGAAGATTCCAGTGATCGATTTGCCTTTGCATAGACCTCTAGACTTTTAGAATTCATTCAATTCTACACGTGATTTCGGCCTCGCGGGAAGGGCAGGGACTGACGTTAATCGTCTCAATCTAAAGGGTCTAAAGGGTAATTTACAAACACACTCACTTGGTGTTGGGCAACTCAAAAGAGCGCTACAATTTTCCTTCTGAATGTCAGATCCTAAGCACTTGTTGCCGCTGAAATCTGGCTTCGGGTTATCACACAACCGTTTCCTCTCCCTCGTACCCTGACCGCACGTCTTGCTGCAAGCGCTCCAAGCGGACCATGAGCCCCACATTCCGTTTACTACGAAAGGAAAAATCAAAggaacaaaggaacaaaaagtGAGTATTTCTGCCTTTTCTTCCGGAAATTAATTTCTCATGCAAGGTAATCAAAGAAAGTCTTGAATTCAATACTAGGATCCACGCTGTGAATTCCAGCTTCCAAGTACTGAAATTTGGGTTCCTTGTTAGTGGAATATGGGTTCTGGATTATAATTTTCACGGGTTTCTGAATTCCCTAGGCTGAGCTCTGAATTCCAAGCCGTAAGATTCCGTATTCcaggaaaaaaactttttactgGATTCTGGAATCTGCATGGACACCTTTGCATGAGGTGACATTCAAAGACAATTTAAAAGACTAGaaactaaaagaaaattatagttaaatgggttaaatttcaaatataatctcgacaaaaaaatatatggaaGTTTTAGAGGCATTGTGGAAGACAGCACGTACTTGGACAAGCGGGAAGACCGCTACAGTTTTGCGTCTCATGTCCAATACCAGCGCAGAATGTTCCATTAAAAGCTGGTTCTGGATGATTGCACAGACGTGTTCTTTTCCTTGTACCGTGCTCACATGTTTTACTACATTGGCTCCAAGAACCCCATGGGCTCCACATTCCGTcaacttaataaaaaaaataataataacatcaaTTATAAAAACACGGTTACCGAATTGCTGAAAACTCAATTACTCTTCGCGGTTGACGACAGTTGCTAAAGCATCCACCATTGGTCGAAAACCATAGATATTTAGAATGTTTATTAACACTCACTTGGTGTTGGGCAACTCAGAAGGGCGCTACAATTTTCCTTCTGAATGTCAGAACCTAAGCACTTGTTGCCGCTGAAATCTGGCTTCGGGTTATCACACAACCGTTTCCTCTCCCTCGTACCCTGACCGCACGTCTTGCTGCAAGCGCTCCAAGCGGACCATGAGCCCCACATTCCGTTTACTACGAAAGGAAAAATCAAAggaacaaaggaacaaaaagtGAGTATTTCTGCCTTTTCTTCCGGAAATTAATTTCTCATGCAAGGTAATCAAAGAAAGTCTTGAATTCAATACTAGGATCCACGCTGTGAATTCCAGTTTCCAAGTACTGAAATTTGGGTTCCTTGTTAGTGGAATATGGGTTCTGGATTATAATTTTCACGGGTTTCTGAATTCCCTAGGCTGAGCTCTGAATTCCAAGCCGTAAGATTCCGTATTCcaggaaaaaaactttttactgGATTCTGGAATCTGCATGGATACCTTTGCATGAGGTGACATTCAAAGACAATTTAAAAGACTAGaaactaaaagaaaattatagttaaatgggttaaatttcaaatataatctcgacaaaaaaatatatggaaGTTTTAGAGGCATTGTGGAAGACAGCACGTACTTGGACAAGCGGGAAGACCGCTACAGTTTTGCGTCTCATGTCCAATACCAGCGCAGAATGTTCCATTAAAAGCTGGTTCTGGATGATTGCACAGACGTGTTCTTTTCCTTGTACCGTGCTCACATGTTTTACTACATTGGCTCCAAGAACCCCATGGGCTCCACATTCCGTcaacttaataaaaaaaataataataacatcaaTTATAAAAACACGGTTACCGAATTGCTGAAAACTCAATTACTCTTCGCGGTTGACGACAGTTGCTAAAGCATCCACCATTGGTCGAAAACCATAGATATTTAGAATGTTTATTAACACTCACTTGGTGTTGGGCAACTCAGAAGGGCGCTACAATTTTCCTTCTGAATGTCAGAACCTAAGCACTTGTTGCCGCTGAAATCTGGCTTCGGGTTATCACACAACCGTTTCCTCTCCCTCGTACCCTGACCGCACGTCTTGCTGCAAGCGCTCCAAGAGGACCATGAGCCCCACATTCCGTTTACTACGAAAGGAAAAATCAAAggaacaaaggaacaaaaagtGAGTATTTCTGCCTTTTCTTCCGGAAATTAATTTCTCATGCAAGGTAATCAAAGAAAGTCTTGAATTCAATACTAGGATCCACGCTGTGAATTCCAGTTTCCAAGTACTGAAATTTGGGTTCCTTGTTAGTGGAATATGGGTTCTGGATTATAATTTTCACGGGTTTCTGAATTCCCTAGGCTGAGCTCTGAATTCCAAGCCGTAAGATTCCGTATtccaggaaaaaaaactttttactgGATTCTGGAACCTGGATAGTTTTGCATAAAGTGACATTCAAAGACAATTTAAAAGACTAGaaactaaaagaaaattatagttaaatgggttaaatttcaaatataatctcgacaaaaaaatatatggaaGTTTTAGAGGCATTGTGGAAGACAGCACGTACTTGGACAAGCGGGAAGACCGCTACAGTTTTGCGTTTCATGACCAATACCAGCGCAGAATGTTCCATTAAAAGCTGGTTCTGGATGATTGCACAGACGTGTTCTTTTCCTTGTACCGTGCTCACATGTTTTACTACATTGGCTCCAAGAACCCCATGGGCTCCACATTCCGTCAActgaatataaaaaaataacatcaatTATAAAAACATGGTTATTACTGAATTGCTGAAAACTCAATTACTCTTCGCGGTTGACGACAGTTGCTAAAACATCCACCATTGGTCGAAACCTATAGATATTTACAATGTTCGTTACATTTCAAAATTACtacttttcaaataaatttatctttttttatctcCAACAATTTCATATCATTGGCACCTGGACAACCTTGATAACTGCACAGTCTATCTCTTTGTCTGAATGCACCCTCGCATTCTCTTCCTCCGTTAGCTGGTGCAGGGTTATTGCAATCGCGAGTCCTCTGTTGTTCGCCACCTCCACATGTCCGAGTACAAGTACTCCACAGACTCCATTCACCCCAATTTCCATCTACAGCGGCTAAAGGAAATAATACAAATATTTTAAGAGACATACCAAGTCATACATACCCAATCCTGCGGTAGTTATTAGGGGCATGACAGAATGAGAAATACGTTCTTTCCGATGTGGCTATCCCTGCTGAAAACACACCCCCATAGCGATCTTTAGACAGGAATTGAAGAAAATTTTGTTGGAGAAGACGAAAATGGTATCAAAGCGCTTATTTATCGTACTAAAAGAGGATTTATTACTGGACGAAAAAGTGgattttcatacattttcttcTAGAAAATATGTCGCAAAAATgccaaaataatttattatataggTTGGCAAATTTTGTATTTACCATGTTTGCCCCAGATTTACTCTCAGTTTTTGCAAATTTGAGCAAATCCATTTATCTTTGGTATTATTCGTGCACGTGGCCTGTGGGTAAGAAGTGGCTGCGTAATTTAAAGACAGCTAGATGTCAATAGTTAACGTTGTCTTTGGGATAAATTGATCAGATCATAATACCGCTATCATTCCTATCTTTTTATACTTGCTAGTTTAAGTTTTACCTGAACAGTTTCGCTGATTACATAGTCTATGGAATATATTTGGTCCTGCGCAATCTTTCCCTCCGTGAGAGGGTACAGGATTGTTGCATTCGCGGGTCCTTTGTTGGGCGCCATATCCGCATGTCCGAGTACATGTACTCCACAGACTCCATTCACCCCAATTTCCATCTACAGCGGCTAgaggaaataataaaaaaattttaagagACATACCCAGCCATACATACCCAACCCTGTGGTAGTTATTAGGGGCatgacaaaatgaaaaatacgTTCTTTTCGATGTGGCTATCCCTGCTGAAAACACACCTCCATAACGATCTAAAGACTGGAATTGAAGAAAATTTTGTTGGAGAAGACGAAAATGGTATCAAGGCGCTTATTTATCGTACTAAAAGAGGATTTATTACTGGACGAAAAAGTGGATTTTCATACATATTCTTCTAGAAAATATGTCGTAAAAATGCCAAAATAATTTACTATATAGGTTGgcaaattttgaatttaccaTGTCCCAGATTTATTCCTCAGTTTTTGCCAGTTTGAGCAAATCCATTTGTTTGGTGTTATTGGTGAATTACAATTCCTTCCGTTAAAAAACCCTtagttttgattagaaaaaaaagttcatttcattaaacaaaaattattcagattaagaacatttcatttcgattaaaacaattcatttcgattaaaaaacagaagaaaatattttcaagGTCAATTGCATTCTTACTAAGATAAtcacttaaaaaatatatcataataataataataatagtaataataataataaaaataataataataataataataataataatgataatgataacaataacaaaatttcaGCCACACCATGGTACCGCAGGGGTTTGTATGGGGAGAGGAGGGTAATATATATAAAGGTGTGACGGGGGAATAGGGCAGACAAGAACTTGGAGTGAAGGTACCTGAAATCACTTCATTTTGCTACTACGtatgacaaaaaagaaaggtCTCTTCTTGGCCCAGTCACCGTACAATCTGTTTAAatgcttttcattttgttgttgttgctgttcttgTTGTTTTAAGAAGATCTTGTTGTACGCGAAAATATGTGAGGTGAGGACCCTTGATATACATTATGCCTTATACCATAAGGCACTTATACCCGGACCCTGGGAAATGAaatcaattgaaaataataattgcaGTTCTCAGCTTATTGATTAAACTACCGGAGCCGATTTCATACAAGTGGTGTCTGACATATTTTAAAATCTTACagtttgagtgttttttttttgtttttttttttcatggaagtTAGATAACaccttttttttcactctcaTAAATcattaatgaaataaataaaactcgCGAAGTGGATGGCACCCCCACTAACATACGCAAATGGAGTTAACATACGTAATTGGAGTTATTATTATCGTTAGTATGGTAATGGAGGTGGGTAAAAGGAATGAGAAACTGCTGCGGATGCTATGAAGTGAAATATTTAGATCAGAGAAAAGGATGAATTTCCGTAGATATTTCAGAGAGTAGTAATATATGAGCATCTTACAGGCAGCATGATTGAAATGATGCAAGAGAAATAAGTCAcatttccctttttgttttaatGCTCCAAACGGGCATCTAGGTTCAAATGTTGTATGTAATACAATTTGAGGCCTAATTGACTTTATTCGCGACCGCTGCGTCTgtgctcccccccccctccccttctcgTTTCTGTGTGAGACAATTTGTCTTTAACAGAAAATATGTCTCGCCCAAATCCATACAATGAGACTTCGAGTGGAGAGAAAAGAAGGGAAGAGGAAAGGAGCCCATTCGTCCAAAATTAACCGACAAAATTAACCAAAACAGTTTTCTCGTAGTCAGCAAATAACCTACATCAAAGACTATGAAACAGTTCTTCAGAGAATGTGACTTTAAAAGATTAGATTTTCTGTTTCGAAGTCATTTACTTACAAGAGATTAGAGTAATACATGGCCAAGGCTTCGAAATTTGAAGACTGGTGATTCAGATCCGCACATACAATATAACAAGCGAAATAACAAGGCCATCTTTATCGCTCGCCAACAGTATAAAACAACTGTGATTAACAAATAAATCGCTTTCTCGGTAGTCATAAAAAAGAGGAAACACGTAACTTCTCTGAGTTAGACTTTAAGACTTTAAGACGTTAGACTAAACAGAACCAGTTTTCTTTCAATTACCTTTAGTATTGTTCAATTCATCTTGACAGGAAAATGCGAGGCAACCAGTAAAAAGGATAACACTGAACCAGCCACTCAAATTCATGGTCAAGGAGGCCCTAAACGTGTTATTTTGAATAAAAGTGATGTCTTGAGGGATCTTTTATTGGTACTTTTGACCACTCTAATATCACAAAAGCCGCAATATAAAGCCAATATACTCTTTTGATCATTCCCAAATCACGTCAGCGAAAAAATACATTTCAAGGGACATGTTAAAGTACATTTTCCTTTCCTGGCTTTTAACACTTCGTGTGAAGGCTCTAAAATTAGAGAAAAAGGTAATGATCGGGAAAAATGATCCTTTTGTCTCGTTCACTCCGGTCCTTGAAGTTtgctagaattttttttttggctttttcaaaGCAAATCGCCCTTTATCTTGCAGTTACAGtgtatttattgtttattactTAAAGTCTGTGCAATTTTCAATGCAACAAGAGAAAGTCAGTCACACACATATTAAATATTGAattggttttcctttttgtggcGTCATGGGATGAAAAAAAAGTGCGTCCCTTCGGCCTCTTAACTGCAGTCGCATATAATGTATATTGCTGTGTCGCTGTTAGTATATTGCCGAAACGTATGCAATTATAACACACAGTATCCATAAGCCACCAATGTCGCCGCAATTAACCTTGCACGTCTTTTAACAGGACTACCCTTTTTTTACGCTGGAAAACGAATGTGCCATTAGTTGATGATTTTAGATTTATAGGAGCAAAGATTCAACACCACTCCATCAAACACTAAGAAGCGTTgagcaaaattgatcttataattAAAGCAGGGGAGTGGACGATCGTTTGATATTTTACCATATTTAGTTTTCTTTCCCCCAGTAATTATCCTCACTAACAGGGAAATACTTCTTTGAAAGTGCTGCAATTATCTTCAGGAGTTTTTACACGTTACTCAAGTTACCATAACTTCCTTCTCAAAACTAGAGAGTTCGGGCGTCTTTCACGAAAATAAAGACTATTAGGTGAAAAACAAGAGTGTTGCGAAGTGTGCTCCTACGGTGCCATATTTCCCCTTTCATTTTATCCAGCTTAGATGCAGTCGAGTTTTACAGTTTGTGAATGAATATTGGCCAACAGCCACAAGAACTCAAAGTTAGCGGATCTTATATTGAACTGGTTATAGTAGCTTTTTAAACTAAACGAAtgaattcatttcaaaaatatCACATTTCAATATCACTACGGCCCTCTGTTGAGGCAAATTTCAAAGGTTAAAATTGCAACTCCAatagtcgaaaaaaaaaaaccttaaatgtgactgatttatttatttgtctcctatttatttttctccttattCGTCTAACATAATAGTTTTTAATGAGAAACAATTTTTATGGCGTTTTATTAAAGGCGTTATCAGAAAACACAAGccgttttgttttctgttttgttcttttttttcatttattatttatttgattttattcattttattacgCATAACATTttgcaaatgaaaaatatatttcgttTGATGTCCCATGTAAAACAATATAATGACCGTTCACATACAGTGAATATGAGGCGAGATAATTAGACGCCATAATTAGacgtcattttattttatttgactttcctttttttttttttattgtttaagtAAATTAAGAAGTTGTTAAGTTGATAGATGTACTGAGGAGTCAGGACATAAGATTGTGATTTAGTGaacgtttttattattattattattattattattattattattattattattattgtttaagTAAATGCTGAGAAGTTGGTAAGTTGATGATAAATGTACTGACTGAGAGGAGTCAGGACATGACTGTGATTTAATGAACGTTTTTTATTGTTCTAAGTTGTTTCAGATAAAAATGTATATGACTGTCTGAATGACTGTTTGTCTGTCTGTTTTCTTCAATcaatataatttttctttccattatcagcagcaacaacaacaacaataactaaCGTATGTTTGACACTTTTCCACACACATGCATGCCTGCTAATTTCACTTgattcgttttcaaaaatcaggtAAATTAATATGGCAGTGAAACCTACGATACATGAGCATCATTTgtaagttctttttttcttccttttactAAATAATATTGGTCGAGGTGGTTTCCCAAGGCGCGTTTTATGGTTTTCCCGCAAGTATAACGTGTCTAATTTTGTTTTACCAAATACttcacaaaagaaaaaggtCACTGTAGACAAACGAAAGGATcaatattttgatattttgtaaTGATATTCCATCGACTTGCGGTTCGTTTACCTTAGTATTTGCCCATCTTTACATattcttattgttgttgttgttgttgttgattttttctaAAGTTCCTCCGTTTCTACGGACTTAAATCCGTTGGTCAAGTCTTCATTGCTAGCACGCGTTAGCAAATTTGgaggaaatttgaaagaaatttgCCGACATAAGTACTTGACAGTACTTGTACCCAATGGTAATTGCCTTGTAAAGACCATCCGAAACTATATTAATCCTATTCACACGGAGGAGCTCTATTTCTAGATTTAATCACTGAATTATTACTCATCCTTAATTTAGCATCAATTTATCAAAACTTTGTCTACCTTTAAACGTAATCCAGGCTATTCAGTAACTGATGTGTAATAAAAATAATCGCCAACCAATTAGCCGAGCGAAGGCAAAGGCGGCAACTTTATAGAGCAGACGAGAGTCGAGAGGTATTGCATACTCGAAAAAACAAAGAGCTTAcacaagaaccaatcagagcgtGGTAGTGGTCAAGTGGTTTATCCGTTCACCCTACCCCTCTTTGCTTTGTCCGACGTTCTTGTGCAGATCTTAACACGATTTCTTGATGGGAACATAATGATCAAGTAATTGCAGATAATGAATCGCCACAACATTTTGTGAGATCCGCCACATCGTCCGGGACCTGACAAAATTGAGGTAATCCACCAGTTCCAACTCCTGACAACCTAAACAAAGCTTCGTTTATCAACTGACAGATTCTCCTTAGTGGCAGTCTATTTTTACAGGTTGGATCCAAGATAGGGGATGGTTCACCTGCCACTCCAAAATTGCGTCAATGCAAGACgtaatttcaaaggaatttcTAAGAGTTTCGTCGGTTATTTGTGAGCAGTGTATATGGTCACTAAAAATCTGTCCATCTCGCCAAAGTCAAGCTAAAATTAGAGGGCCGGGCTtggattaaaaataaaatgaagaaaatttcaATTCTTATCATTCAAGACAGTTCATGAAAATAGCAtagcaaagaaataaaacagatGTTTAAACGTTTCACAATATTTAGACAGCAAACGCGTATAGCCGTCATATTTGTAAACTTCAAAACGATATAAAATTCCAGTGAGAAAATGTGACGGTCATAAGCGTTTACTGTAACTAAATCCACCCTTTACTGATAAATAAACTTATCGAAGCCAGCGACCTGATCTGTCACTGATAGATCGTAGggtaaaaagcctttagactaAGTGGTTAAACTTGAGTTAGTAATATAATTTTCTTCTATGAATCTTGAAAATATCAATATATATTCAGTCCGTTCTTTTGCAATATTGATACGCTGGCCTGATTATTTTAGCACACGACCAAACGATGTTCATCTAGTACTTTGAAACATCGACTTATGTGACTTGATTAAACATAAGTTAAACTGAATAGGTAAAGAAAGGAATGCGACTCAACCAAATCGATTGGATTGGCGTTTTTCGCTTTTATAATTTAAAGAATAGTTATTCCTCCACGAAATTTAACTGCAGTCACGTGAACTTCCGACAGTTAAAGTTTTTAGAAATAAAAAGGAGTGGTGTATGATATTAGACGCAAAACT from Porites lutea chromosome 1, jaPorLute2.1, whole genome shotgun sequence encodes the following:
- the LOC140928064 gene encoding coadhesin-like, with translation MWGSWSSWSACSKTCGQGTRERKRLCDNPKPDFSGNKCLGSDIQKENCSALLSCPTPIDGMWSPWGSWSQCSKTCEHGTRKRTRLCNHPEPAFNGTFCAGIGHETQNCSGLPACPINGMWGSWSAWSACSKTCGQGTRERKRLCDNPKPDFSGNKCLGSDIQKENCSALLSCPTPIDGMWSPWGSWSQCSKTCEHGTRKRTRLCNHPEPAFNGTFCAGIGHETQNCSGLPACPINGMWGSWSAWSACSKTCGQGTRERKRLCDNPKPDFSGNKCLGSDIQKENCSALLSCPTPSPQPLCSNHKKYICFIYKNCGKKLRYCTCIDSYHAEQLGETCQGDSSTEANDYDEEDETGNPLLEIKGNGAGACGEADGQDNSFDEGLAHGFYIMKFV